From one Pontibacillus sp. HMF3514 genomic stretch:
- the tmk gene encoding dTMP kinase: MKGLFITFEGGEGAGKSSILKKLAKTLMDEGYDVLATREPGGIDIAEKIRHIILNPSHTAMDGRTEALLYAAARRQHLVEKVLPALDEGKIVLCDRFVDSSLAYQGYARGLGIDEVYEINKFAIEGCMPDATLFFDITPERGLERIEQNKGREQNRLDLENLQFHHTVYEAYQKLIEKFPERISVVNADQSFDHVLEDVTTRMKQWIHSQS; encoded by the coding sequence GTGAAAGGTCTTTTTATTACATTTGAGGGTGGAGAAGGTGCAGGAAAATCCTCTATCCTTAAGAAACTGGCTAAAACTTTAATGGATGAGGGATACGATGTCCTTGCCACAAGAGAGCCAGGTGGGATTGATATTGCTGAAAAAATAAGACACATTATATTAAATCCATCACATACAGCCATGGATGGGCGTACCGAAGCTCTTCTTTATGCAGCTGCTAGAAGACAACACCTTGTTGAAAAGGTATTACCAGCACTTGATGAAGGGAAAATTGTACTTTGTGATCGTTTTGTAGATAGTAGTCTTGCTTATCAGGGGTATGCTAGAGGGTTAGGTATAGATGAAGTATATGAGATCAATAAGTTCGCCATTGAAGGTTGTATGCCAGATGCTACATTGTTTTTTGATATCACACCTGAAAGAGGGTTAGAACGCATAGAGCAAAATAAAGGTCGAGAACAAAATCGGCTTGATCTTGAGAATCTCCAATTTCACCATACAGTATATGAAGCTTATCAAAAGTTGATTGAAAAGTTTCCTGAACGTATTTCAGTTGTAAATGCTGATCAATCATTTGATCACGTATTAGAGGATGTCACTACTCGAATGAAGCAATGGATTCACTCCCAATCATAA